The following DNA comes from Halobacillus litoralis.
GCCCGATTGCCATTCCAATAACGGCCACAAAGAGCGTTAAAGGAACTCCTTCCAGGATGAAAGGCAGGTTAGACCAGGCACGCTCAGCATTGAAAAGCTTCTCGATTTGGATTTCGTTCACTTCTATTCCAAACATAATAAGCCCCTTACAGGTCTAGTCCTTCAAGTTCACGGATATCTGTTTCAGGTCTTTCTGAAGCATCCTTCCCTCCGAAGAATTCCTCAGAAATTTTTGTCAATGTACCGTCTTCTCTCATTTCTTTAAGTACAGCATCAATTTCTTCTTTCATCTTATCTGCCTCTTTCGGCATAACGATTGCAGAATTTGTAGGATGGAATTTCAAATCAGGATGAAGTTTAACTTCAAGTTCTGGCAATGCCTTCAACGCTAAAGACTGCAAGTAGTAGTCATTTATTATGAAGTCTGTATTTCCATTCTCCACATCACGCAAATATACATCATTTGTTACATTTCCGTATGTTTTCGTTTCAGCACCGAAATGTTCAGCAATCCGGGAAAAGACTGTCGTGGCTCCCCCTCCATGAGTTTTTCCTTCTAGATCTTCCAATTTCTCAATCCCTGAAAGATCAGACTCACGGACAATCATCGTTGAATATGAATACTTATATGGTTCACTGAACGTAAATTGTTCCTGACGATCTTTTGTAACTTCCATATCATTGATCACTGCATCAATACGACCACTTTTGATTGCTGACAGGAGCCCATCAACACCATATTCTTCAAACTTTAATTCCAGATTCAGCCGGTCAGCGACTTCTCTCATGATTTCTACATCGTAACCGGTCATTTGGTCTGAGTCTTCCGGGTAGTAAGAGGCAGGAAAAAGTGTTCCAGAAGTACCGACGACGATTTCCCCTGATTCTTGAATTTCACTCCACTTTGAATCGGAAGCCTCTTCTCCACCGTTATTATCAGAAGCACTTTCATCGCTGCTTTCACTTGATCCGCAAGCAACAAGAAATGCTGAGAGCATAAGCATAAATATAAATAAAAGACCTTTGCGCATTGGTTATGTCCACCTTCCTAATGTTTTTTGCACTTGTCTAATATAGCAACTTAACACATGTATTATCAACTGCCTTGCTCTTATTTTTTCAAGGTTAAAGATTCCATTGATTATTCATGATAGTGTGATAATATAATAATGTATATAACATTAAAATTATTATAATCTGAAATTACCTGTACTTAATAAAAGTGATTTTCATTATCAATTACGCGAAGGAGTTGAGAATAAATATGGATAACTCAAGTACTTCACCCAGAGAAGAATGGTTCAAATTACCAGGTTTTCTTCTTACTTACAAACAAAACACTGAGTTAATAGCTGCTCTGATTAGTGGAGTTTTGATTTTGCTTGCGTGGATAGGTGAGAATTATGGGCCGCCTTCTGTTTTTGTCCCCCTTTACCTCTCCGCTTTCATTATTGGAGGGTTCGCAAAAGCTAAAGAAGGTATAGAAGAAACGATTAAAGACAAGTCACTCAATGTAGAAATGCTTATGATTCTTGCCGCCATCGGTTCAGCGTCCATCGGTTACTGGACGGAAGGTTCTATTTTGATTTTCATCTTTGCTCTAAGCGGTGCTTTAGAAACTTATACAATGAATAAAAGTCACAAAGAAATTTCTGGTCTGATGAGTTTACAGCCTGAAGAAGCGTTTCGCATTGTAAATGGGAGTTACGAATGGACCCCGGTAAACCATTTAGTAGTCGGTGATTGCATCCTCATTAAACCAGGGGAGCGAGTCCCTGTGGATGGAATCATTGAGAAGGGAACCTCTTCCATTGATGAGAGCACCATTACTGGTGAATCCATTCCCGTAACAAAAGAAAAGCAGGGGAACGTTTTTGCAGGTACGATGAATATTGATGGAAGTCTCATTGTAACTGTCACAAAAGATGCTTCTGACACCCTTTTCCAAAAGATTATTACTTTGGTTCAGAACGCACAAAGTAAAAAATCTCCTTCTCAGCTTTTCATCGAACGTTTTGAAAGTACTTACGTAAAAGTTGTGTTGTTTATCGTCGGAAGCATGCTCATTCTTCCCCACTTTGTATTTGGATGGAGCTGGATGGAGACGATTTACCGGGCCATGATCCTTCTTGTAGTCGCCTCCCCTTGTGCACTCGTCGCCTCAATCATGCCGGCTACATTATCTGCCATTACAAATGGGGCACGGCAAGGAATCCTTTTTAAAGGTGGTGTTCACCTCGAGCATTTGTCTCACCTGGAAGCAATCGCGTTTGATAAGACAGGGACATTAACCAAAGGTCAGCCGAAATTGACGGATTATATGACAAGTGAAAATGTCTCCCCCGACTTCGTATTATCAATCGTAGCTTCGATTGAACAACAGTCGAATCATCCTTTAGCTCAGGCAATTGTCCAATATGCCAAACAAAAAGAGATCGAGACCGTGGAAGTCACTAATGTAAAAAACAGCAGTGGGAACGGTGTGACAGGAACTTATCTAAATGAACAATGGAAAATCGGAAAAGCAGACTTTGTAGGAAAAGAAGCGGCCGATTCATTTCAAAATGGACAGTTTGAACAATTAGCCTCTGAAGGGAAAACGATTATATTCGTGAAACAAAATGACGATGTGGTTGGTCTTTTCGCGTTGAAAGATACGGTAAGAGAAGAAACGAAACAAGCAATTAAGTCACTCAAGAGCCAGGGGATTTATACCATCATGTTGACAGGCGATACTACCTCAACAGCAAAAGCCATAGCTGAAGAAGCTGAGTTAGACCAATATATTAGTGAATGTATGCCTGATCAAAAACTAAAGGAAATAAAACTGTTGCAAAAACATTTTTCCCATGTAGGAATGGTGGGAGACGGGATTAACGACGCTCCTGCACTCGCTGAATCTGATATTGGTATCGCAATGGGGGAAGGAACAGATGTCGCCCTGGAAACGGCTGATGTCGTTTTGATGAAGAACGATCTTCCCAGAATAGCCAATGCCCTTTCCCTCTCGAAACGAATGAATCGCATAATTAAACAAAACATTATTTTTTCCATTATTGTGATCATGCTTTTAATCGTCAGTAACTTTCTGCAGATTCTCGACCTTCCTTTAGGAGTCATCGGACATGAAGGAAGTACGATACTGGTCATTTTAAATGGGTTGCGTTTATTAAAAGGATAATCGTGTAATAAAGGTTTTTAATCCAATAATCAGTATTCTTTTTGAATTTCTATAAACAAAGTGCTGTTCCCAATCCATAAAAAATAAAGTTGGGACACAACGATTACTGCCACTGGAAAAGACGAACAATAGGATAGAATCGATCAAATGGAGCGTAGGCAACATACGTAGCCTCCTGCGGGAAGAGCACGAGGCGAAGCCCCCGGAAGGAAGCGATCTTTGCTTGCTGAGGAAGCTGAGGCAGTGTCCGCTGAAAGCGAAGTATGTTGCCAGAGTGGCGTATACATTTATTGCTTCAAAAAGAAAACCCGAACGTTTTTTTCGTTCGGGTTTTCTAGTGGGAAAATTCTTTTATCCCAGACTCTTTTTTTATTTATCCCCATGTTTTTTTAGTACGGCGATGATGAATCATTGCATTGATTTCTCCTCCCAGGATAATGACAACCCCAGATAGATAAAACCAAATCATCAACACAATCACACCACCTAAACTTCCATACGTAGCTGAAAAATTACCCAAACTGCTCACATAAAAAGAGAACATCAACGAAACCAACTGCCACCCGAAAGTTGCAAATACTGCACCGGCCACAGTATCTTTGTATTTCAAGCGTTTGTTTGGAGCTGTCACATATAGAAACGATAAGACAATATAAAAAATAATCGACGAAATTACCCAGCGTAT
Coding sequences within:
- a CDS encoding transporter substrate-binding domain-containing protein, encoding MRKGLLFIFMLMLSAFLVACGSSESSDESASDNNGGEEASDSKWSEIQESGEIVVGTSGTLFPASYYPEDSDQMTGYDVEIMREVADRLNLELKFEEYGVDGLLSAIKSGRIDAVINDMEVTKDRQEQFTFSEPYKYSYSTMIVRESDLSGIEKLEDLEGKTHGGGATTVFSRIAEHFGAETKTYGNVTNDVYLRDVENGNTDFIINDYYLQSLALKALPELEVKLHPDLKFHPTNSAIVMPKEADKMKEEIDAVLKEMREDGTLTKISEEFFGGKDASERPETDIRELEGLDL
- a CDS encoding heavy metal translocating P-type ATPase translates to MDNSSTSPREEWFKLPGFLLTYKQNTELIAALISGVLILLAWIGENYGPPSVFVPLYLSAFIIGGFAKAKEGIEETIKDKSLNVEMLMILAAIGSASIGYWTEGSILIFIFALSGALETYTMNKSHKEISGLMSLQPEEAFRIVNGSYEWTPVNHLVVGDCILIKPGERVPVDGIIEKGTSSIDESTITGESIPVTKEKQGNVFAGTMNIDGSLIVTVTKDASDTLFQKIITLVQNAQSKKSPSQLFIERFESTYVKVVLFIVGSMLILPHFVFGWSWMETIYRAMILLVVASPCALVASIMPATLSAITNGARQGILFKGGVHLEHLSHLEAIAFDKTGTLTKGQPKLTDYMTSENVSPDFVLSIVASIEQQSNHPLAQAIVQYAKQKEIETVEVTNVKNSSGNGVTGTYLNEQWKIGKADFVGKEAADSFQNGQFEQLASEGKTIIFVKQNDDVVGLFALKDTVREETKQAIKSLKSQGIYTIMLTGDTTSTAKAIAEEAELDQYISECMPDQKLKEIKLLQKHFSHVGMVGDGINDAPALAESDIGIAMGEGTDVALETADVVLMKNDLPRIANALSLSKRMNRIIKQNIIFSIIVIMLLIVSNFLQILDLPLGVIGHEGSTILVILNGLRLLKG